A segment of the Solenopsis invicta isolate M01_SB unplaced genomic scaffold, UNIL_Sinv_3.0 scaffold_818, whole genome shotgun sequence genome:
TATATAGTgtataaatttagtttataagTGAAGGCGTTTTAGAGATTTCAAGATCATCTTTTCTTTTAGGATAATAAGTTGTTCGAGATCACCAGAATTCCAGCGCATCACGCTTATAACGCGTGGCCGCGTTCTTCCCGCTCGTGCGGCGAAATGTTGTCGCGAGCGGGAAATCTATGCTGTTGCCAAGTAGTCAAATTCCATTTTCGGCAAACAATAACAGCGAGCCTTCTCGAGAGATCTACGGAAATCAGTAACCGTCGCATATTTACTGAATTCTTGCCGGGATCTTTCAAGAGGAATCGTTGCTTATATAAGGGTCATCTATCGCGCGCGCTCCGCAGTCGCATTCCGAGGTAACTTAGAGCTGACTTCTAATTGACGCGTACACGAGTTTATATTCAAATCGGCATTCGTCTCTCGGACAAAGATTTCGGTTAACGTTCCTGACTTGTTATATTCGTTTTGTTAGACTACCAGGGAGTGtagcaaataaaataactttgttctTCAGTAATACGACACTTTATTTCGGGTCTACGGTCTTGTCTCTTCCTGCCGCTCCTTCTTATTACCGCTACTCGCTCTCCCTACAACTCcacgggtgacactcttttggacacagtacgattggacaccaaccaatcatcttgacttatctaaccaaaccaacggaaaaactctaggtatcggccgctgtgagtggtggtgtccaatcgtgcggtgtccaatcgtgcgcacccccaaCTCCACTCGCGCACATAAGTACTTACTCAACTTATTATTCCTAAATATAGcctataatattaacatatttcttTTAGCAAAACTGGAAAACGTCAAGGAAGAGTTACTCAATGCCAAACTGAAGTTCTAGTCACATATTTTGAGCAACATTCCCATGTGGCAAACGTAATTattggaaattatttttaaatgcatgaataacaaaaatacataaaagttCTAGtaccaaatattattaaatgttattttatcaattttctcgtataaattttgtcatacagtttttattttatcatacaattttcattttatcatacaattttcatt
Coding sequences within it:
- the LOC120360032 gene encoding uncharacterized protein LOC120360032, with the protein product MNPTAISGHENIAETKKLFDNKLFEITRIPAHHAYNAWPRSSRSCGEMLSRAGNLCCCQVVKFHFRQTITASLLERSTEISNRRIFTEFLPGSFKRNRCLYKGHLSRALRSRIPSKTGKRQGRVTQCQTEVLVTYFEQHSHVANSFHNTPCFT